A single Lactuca sativa cultivar Salinas chromosome 8, Lsat_Salinas_v11, whole genome shotgun sequence DNA region contains:
- the LOC111909585 gene encoding villin-4, which translates to MSVSMRDLDPAFQGAGQKAGIEVWRIENFKPVAIPQSSYGKFFTGDSYVILKTIALKSGALRHDIHYWLGKDTSQDEAGTAALKTVELDAALGGRAVQYREVQGHETERFLSYFKPCIIPQEGGIASGFKHAELEEHKIRMFTCQGKHVVHVKEVPFARSSLNHDDIFILDTANKIFQFNGSNSCIQERAKALEVVQHIKDTYHDGKCDIATVEDGKLMSDAETGEFWGFFGGFAPLPRKTATDDTKSVDALPTQLFCVEKGEAEPVVADSLTKELLDTNKCYLLDSGAEIYVWMGRNTSLDDRKSASGAAEKYLRSIDRRKLHIVRVIENFETVAFRSKFDTWPQSAEVAVSEDGRGKVAALLKRQGVNVRGLLKAAPEKEEPQPYIDCTGNLQVWRVNGQEKTLLPIPDQSKFYSGECYIFQYTYPGEDQEEYLIGTWFGKQSVEEDQHSASSQANKMVESLKFMAAQLQIYEGREPVLFFAIFQSFLVFKGGLSDGYKNYILEKELPDETYKEDGVALFRVQGSGPENMQAIQVEPVASSLNSSYCYILHSGSSLFTWIGNLTTPELQELVERQLDVIKPNMQSKLQKEGSESEQFWEILGGKSEYPSQKIARDAESDPHLFTCTFSKGDLKVTEIYNFSQDDLMTEDIFILDCHSSIFVWIGQQVDQKLKTQALVIGEKFLKHDFLLEKLSLQTPIYIITEGSEPQFFTRFFTWDSTKSSMHGNSFQRKLSIIKNGGRPTLNTKPKRRAPVSSHGGRSVATEKPQRSRSVSFSPDRVRVRGRSPAFNALASTFENANARNLSTPPPLVRKPYPKSGTADSPNAAARSNAIASLTATFEQPPPREPLMPRSVKPRPKSPPKSESNSKENSMSSKMESLTIQEDVKENEVEDEEGLTLHPYDRLTTLSTDPAPDIDVTKRETYLSSSEFREKFGMTKEAFYKLPKWKQNKLKMALQLF; encoded by the exons ATGTCTGTTTCTATGAGAGATTTGGATCCAGCCTTTCAAGGAGCTGGACAAAAAGC AGGAATTGAAGTGTGGCGAATTGAGAATTTCAAGCCTGTTGCCATTCCACAGTCTTCTTATGGGAAATTTTTTACAGGGGACTCTTATGTTATTTTGAAG ACAATTGCATTAAAAAGTGGCGCTTTACGTCACGATATCCATTATTGGCTTGGTAAAGATACAAGTCAG GATGAAGCTGGAACAGCAGCCCTGAAGACAGTTGAACTTGATGCAGCTCTTGGAGGACGTGCTGTTCAGTATCGTGAAGTACAAGGACATGAAACAGAAAGGTTCCTTTCTTACTTTAAACCATGCATCATACCTCAAGAAGGTGGAATTGCTTCTGGTTTCAAGCATGCTGAACTTGAAGAACACAAGATTCGTATGTTTACTTGCCAAGGAAAGCATGTAGTTCATGTAAAAGAG GTTCCTTTTGCTCGATCCTCACTAAATCATGATGACATTTTTATCTTGGATACTGCAAATAAGATATTCCAATTTAATGGTTCCAATTCTTGTATTCAAGAACGTGCTAAAGCACTAGAAGTTGTGCAGCATATCAAAGATACTTATCATGATGGGAAGTGTGACATAGCCACTGTTG AGGATGGAAAATTGATGTCTGATGCTGAAACTGGAGAGTTTTGGGGTTTCTTTGGTGGCTTTGCTCCACTTCCAAGGAAAACAGCAACAGATGACACCAAAAGTGTTGATGCTCTTCCCACTCAGCTATTTTG TGTGGAGAAAGGGGAGGCAGAACCTGTTGTAGCAGATTCATTGACAAAGGAGTTGCTAGACACGAATAAATGCTATCTTTTGGATTCTGGGGCAGAAATTTATGTATGGATGGGGAGAAATACTTCTCTTGATGACAGAAAATCCGCAAGTGGAGCTGCAGAA AAATATCTTCGTAGCATAGACAGACGAAAACTTCATATTGTTCGTGTGATTGAAAATTTTGAGACCGTAGCTTTCCGGTCAAAATTTGACACCTGGCCTCAGTCAGCTGAGGTGGCAGTCTCTGAGGATGGTAGAGGCAAGGTGGCAG CACTTCTGAAGCGCCAAGGGGTGAATGTGAGGGGTCTTCTTAAAGCTGCTCCTGAAAAGGAGGAACCTCAACCATATATCGATTGCACTGGAAATTTGCAG GTTTGGCGTGTTAATGGGCAAGAGAAGACCCTCCTTCCAATTCCTGATCAGTCAAAGTTCTACAGTGGAGAATGTTACATCTTCCAGTATACATATCCTGGTGAAGATCAAGAGGAATATCTCATAGGGACATGGTTTGGAAAACAGAGTGTCGAG GAAGACCAACATTCAGCTAGCTCACAGGCAAACAAGATGGTTGAGTCACTCAAGTTTATGGCTGCTCAG TTGCAAATTTATGAAGGAAGAGAACCCGTTCTTTTCTTTGCAATCTTTCAGAGCTTTCTGGTTTTTAAG GGTGGTTTAAGCGATGGATACAAGAATTATATCTTAGAGAAGGAACTTCCGGATGAAACTTATAAAGAAGATGGGGTTGCACTATTTAGAGTTCAAGGGTCTGGACCTGAAAACATGCAAGCAATCCAAGTTGAACCT GTGGCGTCATCATTGAACTCCTCCTACTGTTACATTCTACACAGTGGTTCTTCTCTCTTCACATGGATTGGAAATCTTACAACTCCTGAGCTCCAGGAACTTGTTGAGAGGCAACTGGATGTTATTAAG CCAAATATGCAGTCCAAATTACAAAAGGAAGGTTCAGAGTCCGAACAATTTTGGGAAATTTTAGGTGGAAAATCTGAATACCCAAGTCAGAAAATTGCAAGAGATGCTGAAAGTGATCCCCATTTGTTCACATGCACATTTTCAAAAG GAGATCTGAAG GTCACTGAGATATACAACTTCAGCCAGGATGATTTGATGACTGAAGATATTTTTATCCTTGATTGTCATTCCAGCATCTTTGTTTGGATAGGTCAGCAAGTTGATCAGAAACTGAAAACACAAGCATTAGTTATTGGAGAG AAATTCCTGAAACATGATTTCCTTCTCGAGAAATTATCTCTTCAAACTCCAATTTATATCATAACTGAAGGAAGCGAGCCACAGTTTTTCACACGTTTCTTCACATGGGATTCAACCAAATCTTCA ATGCACGGAAACTCGTTCCAAAGGAAACTATCTATAATAAAAAATGGAGGTCGTCCAACCTTGAATACT AAACCAAAAAGGCGAGCACCTGTGTCATCACATGGAGGAAGATCTGTAGCAACAGAAAAACCACAACGTTCTAGAAGCGTGTCATTTAGCCCAGATCGAGTTCGTGTGAGAGGCAGATCTCCAGCCTTTAATGCTCTCGCTTCCacatttgagaatgcaaatgcaAGAAACCTGTCAACTCCTCCACCACTTGTGAGAAAACCGTATCCAAAATCCGGCACCGCCGATTCCCCAAACGCCGCCGCACGATCCAACGCTATAGCATCACTAACCGCCACTTTTGAACAACCGCCGCCACGAGAACCTCTCATGCCCCGTTCCGTGAAAC CGAGGCCAAAATCACCACCAAAATCAGAATCCAACTCCAAGGAAAATTCAATGAGCAGTAAAATGGAATCTTTAACAATTCAAGAAGATGTAAAAGAAAATGAAGTTGAAGATGAGGAAGGCCTTACATTGCATCCATATGATCGTCTCACAACTCTATCCACCGACCCTGCTCCAGATATTGATGTAACCAAAAGAGAG ACATACCTTTCCTCATCCGAGTTCAGGGAGAAATTCGGAATGACCAAAGAAGCCTTTTACAAACTCCCGAAATGGAAGCAAAATAAACTCAAGATGGCACTTCAACTTTTCTGA